TATTACCCCTACAAACTAAAAGAACCCTCTTTTTTCCCAAAATCTACCTAACCTCCTAAACAATCTACTTGAAAGTCAAAACCATTATACCAGAAATGGTAAGAAGCATACCCAAGATGTTTTTTATCGAAAGGCTCTCCATCCCTAACATAAGGCTTATAAGGACACCAAAAAGAGGAGATGTAAAAGCTATGGGGAGAACCTTCCCAATATTACCTGTCTTTAATGCAGTGTAAAACATCGCTATTCCCAATGCTCCAGCAAGAAGTCCTCCGCCAAAGGCAACAAGTAAAAATGGCTTTAAGCCAGCCCTAAATGCAGTTTGAATATTAGGCCAGGCAAGAAAAAGCAAAATTATGAGGGAAATAGATGTTCTCATAGCTGCACCCACAAATGGAGGGATATTTCCAAGAGCAAGCCCCTTCTTCTCAAAGAAGCTACCTATTCCCCAACAAGCTGCCGCAAGTAGAGCGAAAAGTTCAGCTTTCATCTTGCTCCCTCCTTCAAATTAAGCTAAAGCTCTCTTTAATTATATCAGATACCCTTTCTCAATTCCCAAAGATATGCGGTTTTAATTATATCTTTAATATCAGTAAACTCAGGGGCCCATCCCAAGACCTTTCTGGCTTTTGAGGCATCTGCAATGAGCACCGGAGGATCTCCAGGTCTTCTATCTCCTATTACAAACCTAACCTTACGCCCGGTAACTTCCTCAACAGCCCTTATAACCTCCTTAACTGAAAAACCCCTTCCTATACCCAAATTAAAAACATCGGAATTCCCACCGTTGAAAAGATACTCTAAAGCCAATATATGAGCCTTAGCTAAATCGCTAACGTGAATATAGTCTCTAATGCACGTTCCATCAGGTGTATTATAATCATCACCGAAAATCTCAAGATGCTCTACCTTACCTAATGCCACCTTCAAAGTTATTGGTATTAGACGCGTTTCACGTTCATGCCACTCTCCCAATTCCCCTTCAGGGTCAGCCCCAGCTGCATTGAAATACCTTAAGCTAACATATTTAAGACCATAAGCTAACTCAAAATCCTTTAAAGCATACTCTACGATTAATTTAGATCTACCATAGGGGTTTATCGGATCCGTAGGATGCTTTTCATCTATCGGTATCCTCAAGGGATTCCCATAAACTGCACAAGTTGAGGAAAAAATAAAATATTTAACGTTACTTTCTATCGCTTTTTTAAGCAAAATTAACGTATTATTAACATTATTTATGTAATATTTAATAGGCTCACTTACTGACTCGCCTACATCAGCAAAAGCAGAAAAATGCATAATAGCTTTTACCCTATAATTTTTAAAAATCAACCCAAGCAAAGCCTCATCGCCTATATCGCCAAGGATAAACTTCCCCCACTTAACAAAGCCTTCCCTTCCATTAACAAGGTTATCGACAACTATCGTCTTATATCCCTTTAGATTTAAAAGCTTATTCACATGAGAACCTATATATCCGGCTCCACCAGTAACAAGCACATATTCATCCATCTTAACCATCATCCCTTTCATTAATACTGATTTCGATTACCGCTATCCCTCAAATTCTGAATACCCGAATAGCTTCAAGTTAATATAAAATCTTTGACACCTTATAACCTCCAGTAAATAAACCCCTCTCTTTGAGCATCCTCTTTCTCAAAAACTCCTTTCACATCTATCAATATAGGTGGCTCCGTTAAAACTCCCTTCAGATAGCTTAAGCTGAGATTTTCTAAAAACTCCCTATGTTTCACTGCTAAAATCACAGCCTCATAGGGGCTAAAGCCTTCTATATCTTCTATTAAATCTATACCATATTCCTCCGAAACTTCTTCCTTCTTGGCAACCGGATCGTATACGAAAACCTTAATAGAGTAACTTCTTAACTCCTCAATCATATCAAAAACCTTGCTGTTTCTAATATCTGGCACGTTTTCCTTGAAGGTAATACCAAGAACAAGAGCTTTAGCATCTTTTACCGGCTTATTAGCGTTAATAATCAGCTTAACGATCTCATGAGCTATATATCTAGGGATGCTTTCATTAACTCTCCTTCCAGATAGAATCAGCTCAGGCATATGGCCAGCCTCTAAAGCCTTATAAGCTAGGTAATAGGGATCTACAGGAATACAATGTCCCCCAACTAGTCCTGGCTCAAATTTTATAAAGTTCCATTTCGTCTCCGCCGCTTTCAAAACCTCCCTAGTATCCAAGTTCAGCTTATGAAATATTAAAGCTAACTCATTTATCAAGGCTATGTTTATATCCCTTTGAATGTTCTCTATTACCTTTGCAGCTTCAGCCGTCCTTATACTACTAGCCTTATAAACGCCAGCCAAACAAACCTTAGAGTAAACTTGGGATATTAACTCTAAGGTTTCTTGAGTATCACCAGCTACAACTTTTATAACCTTATCCAAGCCATGATTTTTATCACCTGGGTTAACTCTCTCTGGGGAATATCCAACCCAAAAGTCTCGCTTCCAAACCATTTTGCTTTCCTTTTCCAATATAGGTATACATATCTCTTCTGTAGCCCCAGGAAATACCGTAGACTCATAGACAATCACGCTTCCCTTTTGCAAATTTTTACCAACGATGGTAGAGGCCCCTCTTAAAAAAGCTAGATCTGGGTTTTTCAACTTATCAACTGGGGTAGGTACAGCTACTATTATAAACTTACAACCCTTGATAATCTCAGGATCAGAGGAAAAAAATACCTTTGCCTTCCTTAACTCCTCCTCGCTTACCTCAAAAGAGCTATCAATACCCCTCTTTAACTCCTCTATCCTCTTCTTATTGATATCAAACCCTACTACATTAAAATGCCTCGAAAAGCTCACAGCTAAAGGTAGTCCCACATATCCAAGCCCAACCACACAAATCTTTTCACTTCCAGAAAGCAAATCCTCAATCTTTAACATCATAAGTAATCCCCCAAGATCTCCTGCCACTTTTTAGCTATTACCTTTATATCAAAATCCTTTGCCCTTTCCTTACCTTTCTGAGAATAACCCTTCCTTAAACCTTCATCAAGTAAAAGCTTCTTAACTACATCAACCCACATCCTCTCTTTATCATCCAAAGGCTCACTAGCACCCTTAAAACTACCATCAAAAACAGGCATCAAAACACCATAATCCGCAAACTCAGGAACCTCAGTCTGATACTCAAAATCCGTATCAGGTGCCAAAACCTCCCTAGGACCACTCCTACAATCAGAAGATATAACAGGAACACCACAAGCTAAAGCCTCAACCAAAACATTAGGAAGCCCTTCCCATAAAGAAGGAAAAAGAAAAAGAGCAGAGTTAGAAACAAACTTAAACGGATTCCTATGAAAACCTAAAAAGTAAACATCAAAGCCAGAAGAAAGCTCATCCCTATCCCAAAGATAGGTCCTTAAATTAAGCTCCTCAGAAAGCTTAACTAAATAACCCTTTAACTCCCCATCACCTAAAATAACAAGCTTAAGATCAGGAAAATCACACTTCAAAGCCTTAAATATCCTCAACAAATACCACTGACCCTTAGCTTTAGTAAGCCTTCCTACTGTTATAAGCACAGGATAACTAAAAATACCACAATGCTCACCCAAATCCTCCCTAACACCTAAAGAGATCTCATCAAAATAAATAGGATTGTAGATTACCTTAATTTTATAAGGATCGATATTATAATTCTTAACCATGTCCCACTTAACAGATTCA
This genomic window from Synergistota bacterium contains:
- the galE gene encoding UDP-glucose 4-epimerase GalE — protein: MDEYVLVTGGAGYIGSHVNKLLNLKGYKTIVVDNLVNGREGFVKWGKFILGDIGDEALLGLIFKNYRVKAIMHFSAFADVGESVSEPIKYYINNVNNTLILLKKAIESNVKYFIFSSTCAVYGNPLRIPIDEKHPTDPINPYGRSKLIVEYALKDFELAYGLKYVSLRYFNAAGADPEGELGEWHERETRLIPITLKVALGKVEHLEIFGDDYNTPDGTCIRDYIHVSDLAKAHILALEYLFNGGNSDVFNLGIGRGFSVKEVIRAVEEVTGRKVRFVIGDRRPGDPPVLIADASKARKVLGWAPEFTDIKDIIKTAYLWELRKGI
- a CDS encoding EamA family transporter, which translates into the protein MKAELFALLAAACWGIGSFFEKKGLALGNIPPFVGAAMRTSISLIILLFLAWPNIQTAFRAGLKPFLLVAFGGGLLAGALGIAMFYTALKTGNIGKVLPIAFTSPLFGVLISLMLGMESLSIKNILGMLLTISGIMVLTFK
- a CDS encoding glycosyltransferase, with amino-acid sequence MTKLILIPHLGRGGAERVAVNLFKALGFDGFITFENLIDYPMPEEKVFCINSPASQSLFKKFLNLPFRIYRIRKIKKKLKPNLTISLLEPANLYNLLTKFPEERIFVSFRSNYTLDILNSPFWGQGLTKKVVVALYKLAFKLIYNKADVLVAASESVKWDMVKNYNIDPYKIKVIYNPIYFDEISLGVREDLGEHCGIFSYPVLITVGRLTKAKGQWYLLRIFKALKCDFPDLKLVILGDGELKGYLVKLSEELNLRTYLWDRDELSSGFDVYFLGFHRNPFKFVSNSALFLFPSLWEGLPNVLVEALACGVPVISSDCRSGPREVLAPDTDFEYQTEVPEFADYGVLMPVFDGSFKGASEPLDDKERMWVDVVKKLLLDEGLRKGYSQKGKERAKDFDIKVIAKKWQEILGDYL
- a CDS encoding nucleotide sugar dehydrogenase, with product MLKIEDLLSGSEKICVVGLGYVGLPLAVSFSRHFNVVGFDINKKRIEELKRGIDSSFEVSEEELRKAKVFFSSDPEIIKGCKFIIVAVPTPVDKLKNPDLAFLRGASTIVGKNLQKGSVIVYESTVFPGATEEICIPILEKESKMVWKRDFWVGYSPERVNPGDKNHGLDKVIKVVAGDTQETLELISQVYSKVCLAGVYKASSIRTAEAAKVIENIQRDINIALINELALIFHKLNLDTREVLKAAETKWNFIKFEPGLVGGHCIPVDPYYLAYKALEAGHMPELILSGRRVNESIPRYIAHEIVKLIINANKPVKDAKALVLGITFKENVPDIRNSKVFDMIEELRSYSIKVFVYDPVAKKEEVSEEYGIDLIEDIEGFSPYEAVILAVKHREFLENLSLSYLKGVLTEPPILIDVKGVFEKEDAQREGFIYWRL